The following are encoded in a window of Alosa sapidissima isolate fAloSap1 chromosome 12, fAloSap1.pri, whole genome shotgun sequence genomic DNA:
- the gpr88 gene encoding probable G-protein coupled receptor 88: MANESEQLVECAMARGSRLCLATLYTFMGVAGAVLNLMVVYLVMTFKKLRTASNAFIVNGCVANLLVCAFWMPHEAVILSTGSSLSPGYQAFKEALLFLGITVSLLSHSLIAVNRYVLITKVPATYQSLYQRRNTEWMISGSWLISVGCLVPWLTTSGYPTEGCASSHSASASSIAGTSVLANSFACATLACTVTAQTAIVLYCYFKIFRRVQISVKRVSILNFQIVNNLPYSFPRKDKRLGLYMLAVCFVFVVTTEPMLWALVARLFVQVPAALWTPLWVVFCTLFVTNPFLYTWKNEEFRKSLRSVMRWDFWRGSVVGIEPINISTISHILPRQNSRRAFLGDMN; encoded by the coding sequence ATGGCCAACGAGTCGGAGCAACTGGTCGAATGCGCCATGGCACGCGGTTCACGCCTCTGCCTCGCCACTCTCTACACGTTCATGGGCGTGGCGGGTGCCGTGCTTAATCTGATGGTCGTTTACCTGGTCATGACCTTCAAGAAGCTCCGCACCGCTAGCAATGCCTTCATTGTGAACGGCTGCGTGGCCAACTTGTTGGTGTGTGCGTTCTGGATGCCTCACGAAGCGGTGATACTGTCGACTGGGAGCTCGCTAAGTCCGGGGTATCAGGCGTTCAAAGAAGCCCTGCTGTTTCTGGGCATCACCGTGTCACTACTCTCGCACTCGCTCATCGCCGTCAACAGGTATGTGCTCATCACCAAAGTGCCCGCTACATACCAGTCGCTCTATCAGAGACGAAACACGGAGTGGATGATAAGCGGTTCGTGGCTCATATCCGTGGGCTGTCTCGTGCCCTGGCTCACAACATCTGGTTATCCTACGGAAGGATGCGCGAGCAGTCATTCTGCCTCAGCATCCTCCATCGCCGGGACATCTGTCCTGGCCAACTCTTTTGCGTGCGCCACGCTGGCCTGCACAGTAACGGCACAAACGGCGATCGTACTTTACTGTTATTTCAAAATATTTAGAAGGGTTCAAATCAGCGTGAAACGGGTCAGCATCTTAAATTTCCAAATTGTGAACAATCTCCCATACTCTTTCCCGCGCAAGGACAAGCGCCTGGGGCTGTATATGCTCGCGGTGTGCTTCGTGTTCGTCGTCACCACTGAGCCCATGCTGTGGGCGCTCGTGGCGCGGCTCTTCGTGCAGGTGCCCGCCGCGCTCTGGACACCGCTCTGGGTTGTGTTCTGCACGCTCTTCGTCACCAATCCGTTTCTGTACACCTGGAAAAACGAGGAATTCAGGAAATCTCTGCGCTCCGTGATGAGGTGGGACTTCTGGAGGGGGTCGGTGGTAGGAATCGAGCCGATCAATATCAGCACAATCTCTCACATTCTGCCCCGGCAAAACAGCCGACGGGCCTTCCTGGGAGACATGAACTGA